gggggggggggggatcactcCCATATTTCAAAGGTTATTTTCACGCATCCTGTCTTTGGACAGTTATGGAGAAGACATCCTGCTTTGGTACAAATGGTAAATAGACCATCGtttaataatatattttcttttttagaaTCAGAGGATTTGAGGTGAGGTATTTATAGGAATAGAGCCATAAATGTCCtgcttagtagagttgagcggacacctggatgttcgggttcgactggttcggctgaacttcagaaatttttttgatttcggaacccgaacttgaccccgaaccccattgaagtcaatggggacccgaaattttgagcactaaaatggctgtaaaaatgtcatgaaaagggctagagggctgcaaatgtcgtcaaaatgtggttaagagcatggctagtgctctgcaaacaaatgtggatagagaactgacttaaaataacatgaaatatgtaaaaaaaaaaaataatcttgctctaggaggaccaggtccatatggagtaggaggttgaggaggcggtggatgtggcggtgtagttgGAAGTTGCGGTGGTGGTAGCCTACacttctttttggttttaaatgtatttgtattttttttaattagggtacaccccaaaatattgggaaatataacctgtgataaccccctccagtcgtgctaaacacaacttcagacaatacactggctgcagggcaggccagcacctccaaggggtaaagggcaagctcaggccatgtgcccaatttggagacccagaagttgcaggggctgaccactgtcagtcagttcgtgtaggcgtgtgcacacttactgccccaccatgtcgcacgtccccttgatgttcacgatccaatttgatatctgctctatcaactttcgatgttcttttatgcgcctaccatggtgatcacgggtggcggggaatcagggttccaggccagagagtgagcgtgagaaagagagaccacatccaggggaggatacattttttcaaatttaaaattatagagttgaaatatgggagaaatcaTTAAAGCATAAATGTGTGAaatcttttcaaagtttaagcattgaataaaagtATGTAGTGAACaataattactgaataatatattacattttattcccagTCACCTATGCATAGAAGATGATTATTCAAGTCtacaattgtataatgtcaacccaagaatgtaacagaaaaattattgaaatttattaagctgtcaactaggtagaggagaggtatattacaccctaaaatttgtgaatttcaccaaaaataTTTAACtgacaattaaaaaaaagaaaacctgtctactaggtatagcagtgataaatcacacccaaaaataggtgaatttcaccgAAAAATTTAActgactattattattttttttaacctgtctactacgtatagcagtggtactatacacccaaaaattggtgaatttcactcgaaaatgttaatgacaattttttattttatttttttaaccggcctactaggtatagcagtggtactatacacccaaaaattggtgaatttcacccgaaaatgtaaattacaaagtagtgaaatgatataaaataaaacacgtacaaaaaaaataattgatttatgaggtggagttccatatggagtaggatttgaggaggcggtggacgtagcggtgtaggtggacgcAGCGGTGGAGAAGGAAATGgtagagtgtgaaatatccagtgtgagtctattctggacaaggtacggacaagtcctgagggatccatgccgggttcattttaatgaacatgagcttgtccatattggctgtgtacaggcggctgcgcttgtctgtgatgatgccccctgccgtgctaaacacacattcagataatacactggctgcagggcaggccagcaccttcaaggcgtaaagggaaagctcaggctatgtgcccaatttggagacccagaagttaaagggggcagacccgtcattcagtacgtgtaggcgtgtgcacacatactgctccaccatgttggtgaaatgctgcctccttcctactaagacgttccatatcagctggtggtgctggttgttgttgcgtgctgacaaagcttttccacatttcggccatgctaaccccgccttctgaggtgctggcggtgccccagctgcattgctgacctcttcctcgtcctctgccttcgccttgtgcttccactatgcccccgctgtcaggtgggaatgccatcagcagcgcatctaccagtgtgcgctggtactcgcgcatcttacgatcacactccagtgagggaattaagtgttgtccttgtaacggggatccaacaTATAGTTGGAAGCGGAAATTTTCTTCCAAATAGTGTCAAATTTGGAAAATAAACAATTGtattaaaggcttttttttttattaatttttttacactgtacactatgtggtaaatatgatctgttacattcattctccaggtcagtacggttacaaaaATACCACACTTATATTAtttttcttccgttttaatacagacaaattaaaacctttgaggaaaaaaacatttataaccatattctaacccctataatttttttgttcttaTGTGTACGGGGATGTGTGAGGGCTCACTTTTTGCTGGACAATCTGTCCTTTTCAGTGTTACCAATTTGCAGTgtatgcgactttttgatcacttttaataaaaaaatgattgggtagttgaagtgacaaaaaatggcaaattgccatTATGGCCTCCATAAatttcagggagtgcaggttccaatatgctttttaccatttttggtgccataatggcctctatTAAATccggggatgcaggtaccaacatgcatgctgagcccactttatgcctctcctggtgccagacctCTTGCAATGAATGCAATGAGAGCAGGCTATAGCTTTATACTTACACTGATTAAagtcagcctatggggcagacaagctggtcaggggtgcaagaaTAACTGGAGTCAGCCGCACCTCCAGCTgagtacaactgcaaaaaaaggggCTCATGTCTTTTAATATATCATGCTCAAGATTAGAGCGCCAGCTCCAAAAAAAGTTCTGATTCAGATGAAACCGAAGTCTTTCTTATTATTTTTGGGCAAagagatggagagggagagagggtcAAATTGTGATAAATTTCTGTGCAGACTTTAAACTGTTTTCACTGAAACAAACGAAATGTCTCTTTTTATGGTTAAAATTCTTGTGACTGTGTTTAAATCAAGCAATTAAGTGTGGAACAGTCTAAAGTCCAAGCTGGGGACAAAGCATAGCCCTTTTACCAAGATCCTTATCTGCTCCACAATTAGAACTGTAGATGTTAATACAAGAATACTATCCatcatttcttgcagatttctacAGCTTTTTCTTCTGGGATGGATATCTTCTTTTCTCCTCTTTCCTCTTGATAATTTCCTTTATGTTCAGTTTCAATATTGTCAACAGCTTATAGCAAATGAAATGAACTTAAGAACATTTTTCCAAATATATTACCAATATTATATCAGGGTGTCATCATACGGAAAATTGTTGAAAAGGGAGTTAAATATGTAGATAGAAAAGAGACGACTTTGGAAGATTTGTTAAAACCAAATTTCTTCAGGCAGCCAAGAACTCAAAAAACCTGGCTAACCATAGAGGTTCAAGTTGCAATGTGAGCACCTATACTCAGACAATGCTTCTTATAATAAAGAAGGTGTATGACATTAAAGAATTTATCCGTTGTGTCAACAATCCAGCAGTTTATAAAATTCATTGTACTGATTGCAATAAATTATATGTAGGGTGTAGAATCAGGAAACTAAAAACTAGAATTTCATAACGTACATCAGATATCAGTAAGAAACACAGAGCTACATCTGGCATAATAaacatttcatttaaaaaaattcaaaaattccCTTAAAACTATTTTGCTTCTATGGAATTGAGTACAAAAACCAATGAGAGAAGATTAAATCTATTGAATCAGGAAGCATATTAGATCCATTGTttggatacaattttttttcactgattTAAATTACAAAACTGCTTTATTGTATATTATATTTAGTAATCTTACTTATATAAGTAATGGTTTATCTAATTTAGGACCCAAATCATATTATAGTATCACTCACTTCGAATTCCACCAAACTTTTGAATATGTCTCTGATGCAAGATGGGGATGTGGGCAGTAAGGCTGGTATGGTGATAGGTCTAAGTTGGTTTCAAAAGTGAAATGTAATCTCTGCATGATCTTAAAACTCGCAATTGGGAAAGAATGCCTTATATTATTTTTATGAATGTAACTAATAAGTAATTTTCTTTTAACTATTTTTATGGCTGGTCAACAGACTCTATATGATAGATTTTTACAGGTGTCTTAAAATGAAGTGGaagtatacaaatttggtatctaTGTAACCATGTTCACCTATAGAATAAGGAGAACATGTTAATTTCACCATATAGTCAAACATATAGTTTTTCCAGCTTGCCACTTTGTGTGAAgtaataaatggtgccattagaaagaacaacttgtcctgtagaaaacaagccctcatatgatcatgtgaatggaaaaataaaaatatcatggCTGTGTTAAAGcagaaagcaaaaaacaaaaatataaacatggAAAATTACCCAGTACTAAAAGAGTTAAACTTACAATGAAAATGATGAGAATAATCTCTTATTACATTGTCTTGTAAACGCCTTACTATTGTTTCACTATAAGTAAATCAGTTAAAGGGAGTTTCCCATAGAGCTCTTTTGAAATGTAGTCGTTGGTTTGTATCGCTCTCTGTGGACATCACAGCCAAGGGAAGACTCTCTGAGTGTAAAGAGACATTACTCGGTCAGTATTCACTCATTGTAAAATTTATCATAAAACATCATAAAACAAGTTGGCAGAAAAAATAAAGAACACATTATACGGTAGGTAGCAAGTACTACAGTGGAGATCCACACCTTCCACATTTCATACAGTCTAAAAATTACAGTGGCTTCTAACTTGTCCGCTTATTCATTTGCCTCAAGACCTGATTTTATACTACTGTTTCCTCATACTATACATGGTTACTTCTTCGTGtgaatttttaaatgttttaaaatatttGATTTTTTTCTAAATCCTTTCCCACAATCTGTACAtgtaaatggcttctctcctgtgtgaattctgtgaTGTTCAGCAAGAACTGACTTCTGACTAAAACACTTTTCACATTCagtacatgaatatggcttctctcctgtgtgaattctttgatgtccATCAAGTTGTGATTTATGACTAAAgcacttctcacattcaggacaagaaaaaggcttctctcctgtgtgaattttttgATGTTGAACAAGACCTGATTTATGACTAAAACTCTTCTCGCATTCAGGACATAAAAAAGGCTTCTCTccagtgtgaattttctgatgttgaacaagatgtgatttctgacGAAACAACTTATCACATTCTaggcatgaaaatggtttctctcctgtgtgatttctctgatgattTACAAGATATGCTTTCAGACTAAAActcttctcacattcaggacatgagtatggcttctctcctatgtgaattctctgatgtcgaaCAAGATGTGACTTCTTACTAAAACAATTATCACATTCTGTACAtataaatggcttctctcctgtgtgaattctttgatgtttaacaagatctgatttatgaCTAAAACACTTGTCACATTCaggacaagaaaatggcttctctcctgtgtgaattttctgatgttgaACAAGACCTGTTTTATgactaaaacacttctcacattcaggacatgaaaatggcttctctccagtgtgaattttctgatgtcgaACAAGATGTGACTTCTTACTAAAACAATTATCACATTCTGTACAtataaatggcttctctcctgtgtgaattcttagatgttcaacaagatttttttttctaataaatgaTTTCTCACATTCTGGACATTTAAGCAACCTTTCACCTTGATGAATTTTCTTAGATCTCCTTTCAAAAAGTTTACTATATTCAGATCTTGTCGACATTTCACCCAGTCTATGTTCAGTACTATTACTGACAAGTTGTAGTTTATTATCTTCTACTTTATAAGAGGAAGAGAAAAGATAAGTCCAGTAGCCTCATATCCCGTCCTCACCTGGAGAAAGAAGAACATATTTATAAGATAAAAGGTCCTTATTTtctttgcaaataaaaaaatgtatgctaCCAATACATAAATATATGTAATCTGCTTCCCCATACTTATCACTGCTGACATTCCCTGACAAGGCTCCACATTTTATCAGTGATACACATGAATAAGAGCTCCATGCTACACTGGGTTATTACACACTTATGTTTGAATGGTCTTGTATGGAGATTTTCTCTCCTTGGATGTCATATTCAGAGACTTATGTTCCTCTACTTAGTTTTGCATTTTACCTTTTTAGCACTTTAGTTGATTATTAATCCTACAGACTAGTCTATACCAATGTGTTCACATAAAGGTTAGgttttttttgcactttaatattatttatttatgaacTTTACACTTCGGTCCATGTGCTATGTAGCTAAACAATTTTTTActtattaaataaattaaaaacatgaCAATCATGTCTCTCTGTCTATTAGAGAGGTGCTGGTAGTTCATAAACTGGCAACACGATTGATAATTGAAACTTCTGCACACTCTAAACTCATGTTTAAtaaatttctattgttttttcatGATTTAAGAGGCTAATCAGTTTATAGATGGCAAACATTTTCAGTCGACAGTAATGATGAGAGAAAACAGAAAGAGTATTGGCTTCTTCCTCCACCTCTTCTGCTTCTTCCACCTATACCACCACATACGCAGCTCCTCAAGTTCCTATTGCACCCCCTGGTTCTagattttaatttaaaatttttatgttatttcaagtcatttctctatccacatttgtttgcaggacaaTTGTACTGCTCTTACACCCATTTTGGATCCTTTTGCAACCCTTTTGCCCTTtcaatgacttttttacagccatttttcagccccaaatttcgagtccccattgacttcagagGAATTTGTTGTTCGGAGTCAAGTTTGGAACCCGTACTAAACTTTGAATCAAAGTTCAGTCGAACCATTTGAACTCAAACATCCACCggtccgctcatcactagtcaacaGACCTTTTTCATGTCACCTGATAGTAAGATTTTAGGAAAGCATGGAGAGTGAATTGTGGTCTACTTGATTTATCTATTGATATTAACTGCATATAGGAAATACATGGATAGCATGGGAACACTAGAGCGTGAGCAGCAATGGCAGCCGCCTCTTGGTATTATCAGTAATGATAAATTTACTATCCACAAACATATCCAAGTTCATTTCAGTGACAATCTTATAATGTATTTGCTATATAATATTTAATAGAAGAATTTGTTTCCTTGACCCAATTGTTAATCTTTTCATTTATGTGCATAAAACTTTACGTTAAATTTCTAATCCCAAGAGTCCAAATCACCCTGTCATAATAAATTACCCTCCACTGTATTAATTACCTTATAGAGAACAGTATTGTCTGCAAATTTTAAAATTCTCGGCTATAAGCTCCCTGTAAAGTCAGTACTTATAATGTATAAACAAATATAACTTAAACCTGACCTTTATAGCATCCTACATGTACCTAAGACACAGTCACCATGTGCTTTCAAGATTATTGTGATACGCTGTGGTGTGTTTTGAATTTACATCATATGGacaatcctttaaaaaaaactggcaAATGGACCCCAAATCCCATTAAAGTTTTAAATAATCCCTATAAGGGGGCAACCTTTTACTTCCATATTATATAAGTACACATTAGAATACTGCACACAAGTAGGAGATGACATTAAGAAAACATTTATGGAAGTCATGACGGCACAAAATAATATGAAAAGGAAATGTTTTGTGATCCACCATCCTCTACACTATGTACTGTCTACAATATGTGTTATGTGTACAGACCTTTATTATATAACTGTAGATACAAAGATATCTCTAGTTAGAGGAGCATATAACGGTATCTGTAGAGAAA
This is a stretch of genomic DNA from Bufo gargarizans isolate SCDJY-AF-19 chromosome 3, ASM1485885v1, whole genome shotgun sequence. It encodes these proteins:
- the LOC122931791 gene encoding zinc finger protein 271-like, yielding MDSILVLTSTVLIVEQIRILVRTGYEATGLIFSLPLINKKSHLVRHQKIHTGEKPFSCPECEKCFSHKTGLVQHQKIHTGEKPFSCPECDKCFSHKSDLVKHQRIHTGEKPFICTECDNCFSKKSHLVRHQRIHIGEKPYSCPECEKSFSLKAYLVNHQRNHTGEKPFSCLECDKLFRQKSHLVQHQKIHTGEKPFLCPECEKSFSHKSGLVQHQKIHTGEKPFSCPECEKCFSHKSQLDGHQRIHTGEKPYSCTECEKCFSQKSVLAEHHRIHTGEKPFTCTDCGKGFRKKSNILKHLKIHTKKKLSRGKRRKEDIHPRRKSCRNLQEMMDSILVLTSTVLIVEQIRILVRIGYEATGLIFSLPLIKKENLVEHLRIHTGEKPFSCPECEKCFSHKLQFDGHQRIHTGEKPFSCLECDKCFCEKSHLVQHQKIHIGEKSFSCPECEKCFSHKSQLDGHQRIYTGEKPFSCPECEQCFSQKSYFDTHQRIHTGEKPYSCTECMKCFSQKSNLVQHHKTHTEEKPYSCTECEKCFSQKSILAEHQRIHTGEKPFTCTEFGKGFRRKSSILKHLKIHTKK